One window of Deltaproteobacteria bacterium genomic DNA carries:
- a CDS encoding putative toxin-antitoxin system toxin component, PIN family: protein MRIVLDTNVLISALAFPNSKPDRILSCVRRGEIELCTSTFILAELERILREKFGFSARETTVRVRLIRALARLVEPTERVSVVTAKDDDNRIVECALAAQADYLVTGDKKHLLPLKTYLSIEIVSPAQFLDLLEP, encoded by the coding sequence ATGCGGATTGTGCTGGACACCAACGTCCTGATTTCCGCCCTGGCTTTTCCGAACAGCAAACCAGATCGGATTTTGTCTTGTGTCCGCCGTGGAGAAATCGAACTGTGTACTTCCACCTTCATTCTCGCTGAACTTGAGCGCATTTTGCGGGAGAAATTCGGTTTCAGCGCAAGGGAAACTACCGTTCGTGTTCGGCTCATTCGCGCTCTTGCACGGCTGGTCGAACCTACGGAGCGTGTCAGCGTTGTCACTGCCAAAGATGACGACAACCGCATCGTCGAATGTGCGCTTGCGGCTCAAGCCGACTATCTTGTGACCGGTGACAAAAAACATTTGCTTCCCTTAAAGACTTACCTCAGCATCGAAATTGTCTCACCAGCCCAGTTCCTCGATTTGCTTGAGCCGTGA
- a CDS encoding ribbon-helix-helix protein, CopG family — protein sequence MRTTKTWTVSLPPQLEREAERTAKEEQRSKSDILREALRFYLEERRWRTLQRQTASRAQALGLRTEDDVDALVHELRS from the coding sequence ATGCGCACGACGAAAACCTGGACGGTATCGCTTCCCCCTCAACTTGAACGCGAGGCCGAACGCACCGCAAAAGAAGAGCAACGCTCTAAAAGCGACATACTGCGAGAAGCGTTGCGTTTTTACCTGGAAGAGCGGAGGTGGCGTACCTTGCAACGCCAAACGGCTAGCCGCGCTCAGGCGCTCGGCCTTCGCACTGAGGACGATGTGGATGCTCTCGTCCATGAGCTGCGCTCGTGA
- a CDS encoding vanadium-dependent haloperoxidase, with protein sequence MGSLPLQRRQDAYQLRQQAAAYQRTLPLLAHRSNGDDDRYLNRIASYTKGLPHNELGEVDADTYRALLDAVANGQFSACETIPLGGPTKLANPFASYAFTLEGADPHQVECRIPPTFTSAETAGEMVELYWQALTRDVQFSAYETHPLTTAAAEELAKCSDFRGPKADGQVTPATLFRGPTPGDLLGPYLSQFLWLDILVGTLTTIQKNRVTVSGDDHMTSYPEWLAIQRGSSPTRVNIIDPTPRYLHSGRGLAEYVHRDFTYQAYLHACLILLTMHAPLKADNPYTRSLTQSGFITFGAPHVLDLVGRVADAALKAAWCHKWLIHRRLRPEEFAGRIHNHLTNRAQYPLHAELLKAAVLDRVVHIYGSYLLPMAYPEGCPTHPAYPAGHAAIAGACTTILKAFFNESFIIPTPVMTIPDGLALVPYKGADLTVGGELNKLASNIALGRNTAGVHWRSDGIEGLKLGEAVAIGILIDLKATCPEPFDGFSFTKFDGTPITI encoded by the coding sequence ATGGGCTCGTTGCCGCTCCAACGCCGTCAGGATGCCTATCAGCTGCGCCAACAAGCCGCTGCCTACCAACGCACCCTCCCTCTGCTCGCTCACCGTAGCAACGGCGACGACGACCGCTATCTCAACCGTATCGCCAGCTATACCAAAGGACTCCCCCACAATGAGTTGGGGGAAGTAGACGCTGACACCTATCGCGCTTTGCTCGACGCGGTCGCCAACGGCCAATTCTCTGCCTGTGAAACCATCCCGCTGGGAGGTCCAACCAAACTGGCCAATCCGTTCGCCTCCTATGCCTTTACCCTGGAAGGCGCAGACCCGCATCAGGTCGAATGCCGCATCCCCCCAACGTTCACGAGCGCCGAGACCGCTGGAGAGATGGTCGAACTCTACTGGCAAGCCCTGACCCGAGACGTGCAGTTCTCTGCCTACGAGACCCATCCGCTCACAACCGCTGCTGCCGAAGAGCTAGCGAAATGTTCGGATTTTCGCGGCCCGAAGGCCGATGGTCAGGTTACCCCAGCCACGTTGTTCCGAGGACCTACCCCTGGCGATCTGCTCGGGCCCTACCTGTCCCAATTTCTGTGGCTGGACATTCTGGTCGGAACTCTGACTACTATACAGAAGAATCGGGTCACGGTATCTGGTGATGACCACATGACCAGCTACCCGGAGTGGCTTGCCATTCAGCGCGGTTCCTCTCCCACACGGGTCAATATCATCGATCCTACCCCCCGCTATCTCCATAGCGGACGTGGGCTGGCGGAATACGTCCATCGGGACTTCACCTATCAAGCCTATCTGCACGCTTGCCTGATCTTGTTGACGATGCATGCGCCGCTTAAAGCCGATAATCCCTATACTCGCTCATTGACCCAAAGCGGATTCATCACCTTCGGAGCGCCGCATGTCCTTGATCTGGTGGGCCGGGTTGCTGACGCCGCGCTGAAAGCCGCCTGGTGTCACAAGTGGCTCATCCATCGTCGCCTGCGACCTGAAGAATTTGCCGGGCGGATTCACAATCACTTGACCAATCGAGCGCAGTACCCGCTGCATGCGGAGCTGCTCAAAGCCGCCGTGCTCGACCGCGTTGTTCACATCTACGGCTCGTACTTGTTGCCGATGGCGTATCCGGAAGGGTGCCCTACGCATCCTGCCTATCCGGCAGGACACGCCGCCATTGCTGGCGCATGCACGACGATACTGAAAGCCTTCTTCAACGAGTCGTTTATTATTCCCACTCCTGTGATGACAATTCCCGACGGCTTGGCGCTCGTCCCTTACAAAGGAGCCGATCTCACGGTGGGCGGTGAGCTGAACAAGCTGGCGTCCAACATTGCTCTTGGCCGCAACACCGCCGGAGTACACTGGCGTTCCGACGGCATCGAAGGGCTGAAGCTCGGTGAGGCGGTCGCAATCGGCATTTTGATCGACCTGAAGGCAACCTGTCCTGAACCTTTTGACGGTTTCTCGTTTACCAAGTTCGACGGCACTCCTATAACCATCTGA
- a CDS encoding CoA pyrophosphatase gives MKSFDVLKAALEKRAPHDGSLTGAPRHASVCVLVADSAPAPHICFIRRAQWDGDPWSEHIAFPGGSRLGDETPLQTVRREVHEEVGVAIAEDAELVQLPQLRIRLAGRERLLLLDPFVCHLTGPLPQLQCGPEVASAFWTPVAELWNAQNLDHLVLGDQGDVLVYPAVRLPQGTVFGITLRVLTLLSDQLGIPLHYLEEIPLLRREKK, from the coding sequence ATGAAAAGCTTCGATGTGCTCAAGGCTGCACTGGAGAAACGTGCGCCGCATGACGGCTCCCTCACTGGCGCGCCCCGTCATGCCTCGGTCTGTGTCCTCGTCGCGGATTCCGCTCCGGCCCCTCACATCTGTTTCATCCGCCGCGCGCAGTGGGACGGCGACCCGTGGTCCGAACATATCGCGTTTCCTGGGGGATCGCGCCTTGGCGACGAGACGCCGCTGCAAACCGTGCGACGAGAAGTGCACGAAGAAGTGGGTGTCGCCATTGCCGAGGACGCGGAGTTGGTCCAGTTACCCCAGCTCCGCATTCGCCTGGCGGGGAGAGAGCGGTTGCTGCTGCTTGATCCGTTTGTCTGCCACCTCACGGGGCCGCTGCCTCAGCTCCAGTGCGGTCCAGAGGTTGCGTCCGCTTTCTGGACCCCGGTTGCGGAGTTGTGGAACGCGCAGAATCTCGATCACCTCGTGTTGGGTGACCAAGGAGATGTGCTCGTTTACCCGGCGGTGCGTCTTCCGCAAGGCACGGTGTTCGGGATTACCTTGCGCGTCCTCACTCTTCTGTCCGACCAACTAGGGATTCCGCTGCACTATTTAGAGGAGATCCCGCTGCTCCGTCGTGAAAAGAAATGA
- a CDS encoding thiamine pyrophosphate-requiring protein, translated as MSLCKTIAVENTAQAYLELLRAMGVKYFFGNAGTDFASIIDGFAKFAAEGKTTPAPIQAPHEFCAVSMAHGYYLATGEPPLVMVHTTVGTANALCGLINASRANIPLILTAGRTPITESGHLGSRDLLIHWAQESFDQAGMVREYVKWDYELRSFDQLETVVRRAFAVAMSEPRGPVYLTLPREVLAQPHQEFSFHQDSSLPPTTTPFPDPARIEEAAELLAQASYPLIITRTYGRHPAAVASLVALTESFALPVIEYPIPAHVNFPGGHPLHLGFDPGTLLPKADVILVLDCDVPWAPSIHKFNDQAKVIHLGIDPLHMRYPIWGFPTTLSIAADSAAAVPLLHGALQKKQSAHAEAIDRRWQRLTREHDAQRASWRQEAEEKGRSSALTFEWVSHCLNNIKDDDMIFINEYDLSLRHIEFNTPGAYFGFSPAGGLGWGVGGALGVKLGAPEKTVISVVGDGTYIFGVPSACHMISAMHNLPILVIVCNNGGWNATQMATHGVHPQGWSVRTENFPFGRFGIQPAYEMFAQACGGHGEVVRSPQELPGALARALRVVREEKRQALINVDCGNVRGFGVS; from the coding sequence ATGTCGCTATGTAAAACCATTGCAGTCGAAAACACCGCTCAGGCTTATCTCGAATTGCTCCGCGCCATGGGAGTGAAGTATTTCTTCGGTAACGCTGGCACCGATTTTGCCTCGATTATCGACGGCTTCGCCAAGTTCGCGGCTGAAGGGAAAACCACACCAGCGCCCATTCAAGCGCCGCATGAATTCTGTGCCGTGAGCATGGCCCACGGCTATTACCTCGCCACTGGAGAGCCGCCGCTAGTCATGGTGCATACCACCGTGGGTACGGCGAATGCGCTCTGTGGTTTAATTAACGCCTCGCGCGCCAATATCCCGCTCATCCTCACCGCCGGGCGAACGCCCATCACCGAGTCAGGCCATCTCGGCAGTCGCGACCTGCTCATTCACTGGGCGCAGGAGTCGTTCGACCAGGCTGGCATGGTGCGCGAGTACGTGAAGTGGGACTACGAACTGCGCTCTTTCGATCAGTTGGAAACCGTCGTGCGCCGTGCCTTCGCCGTGGCGATGAGCGAACCACGCGGACCAGTGTACCTGACCCTGCCGCGAGAAGTGTTAGCCCAGCCTCACCAGGAGTTCTCTTTTCATCAAGACAGTTCCCTACCCCCAACGACCACGCCGTTTCCAGACCCGGCGCGCATCGAAGAGGCGGCGGAGCTGTTGGCCCAAGCCAGCTATCCGCTGATTATCACCCGCACCTACGGCCGCCATCCTGCAGCAGTCGCCTCGCTGGTAGCCTTGACGGAATCGTTTGCGCTTCCCGTCATCGAGTACCCCATCCCCGCGCATGTCAATTTTCCCGGTGGTCATCCCTTGCACTTAGGTTTCGATCCGGGAACCCTTCTCCCCAAAGCCGATGTCATCCTGGTGCTCGATTGCGATGTGCCATGGGCACCATCGATTCACAAGTTCAACGACCAAGCGAAAGTCATCCATCTTGGTATCGATCCCTTGCATATGCGTTACCCCATCTGGGGATTTCCTACGACGCTTTCCATCGCTGCAGACTCCGCAGCCGCCGTGCCGCTGCTTCATGGAGCGCTACAAAAGAAACAGTCCGCACACGCCGAGGCCATCGACCGTAGGTGGCAACGCCTCACACGAGAACATGACGCGCAACGGGCAAGCTGGCGTCAAGAAGCGGAAGAGAAAGGACGCTCCTCCGCGCTGACTTTCGAGTGGGTATCCCATTGCCTGAATAACATAAAAGATGACGACATGATTTTTATTAATGAGTATGACCTGAGCCTCCGTCACATCGAGTTCAACACTCCCGGCGCGTATTTCGGTTTCTCTCCCGCTGGCGGGCTCGGCTGGGGAGTCGGTGGCGCTTTGGGCGTCAAACTCGGCGCACCGGAGAAAACCGTCATTTCCGTGGTCGGCGACGGGACCTACATTTTCGGCGTCCCCAGCGCCTGCCACATGATTTCCGCGATGCATAACCTGCCGATTCTCGTCATCGTTTGTAACAACGGCGGCTGGAATGCCACGCAGATGGCGACGCATGGTGTCCACCCGCAAGGATGGTCCGTGCGCACGGAGAATTTTCCTTTCGGACGGTTCGGTATCCAGCCAGCCTATGAAATGTTCGCGCAAGCCTGCGGCGGACATGGCGAGGTCGTGCGTTCCCCGCAAGAACTCCCGGGAGCGCTGGCACGCGCGCTGCGCGTCGTCCGTGAAGAAAAGCGACAAGCGCTTATCAACGTGGATTGCGGGAACGTGCGTGGATTCGGAGTGTCGTGA
- a CDS encoding 3D domain-containing protein, translating into MSFTRSVISFTGKSVLIGLCLPGLVLASQAKSHLPTKKHPTKSHLAAKKHTQPLRKKAARPKLANPLTQECADDKGNLLELKFSTPSETNSPRQEENKDTQTLPLGTFTVRAYTHYAPRAKTASGVWPRSGRTVAVDPDIIPFGTRIYIEGVGERIAEDSGTHVKGRQLDLFFPSVSHCVRFGVQKRDVQLVLD; encoded by the coding sequence ATGTCGTTCACTAGAAGTGTTATTTCTTTCACAGGCAAGAGCGTTCTCATCGGGTTGTGCCTCCCCGGTCTCGTCCTCGCCTCGCAGGCGAAGTCTCATCTCCCAACGAAGAAGCACCCGACGAAGTCTCACCTCGCGGCCAAGAAACATACGCAACCGTTACGGAAGAAAGCCGCCCGCCCAAAGCTGGCTAATCCTCTTACGCAAGAATGCGCCGACGACAAAGGCAACCTCTTGGAACTGAAGTTCTCAACTCCCTCGGAAACGAACAGCCCGAGACAAGAAGAAAATAAAGATACGCAGACTCTCCCGCTCGGAACCTTCACCGTGCGAGCGTACACGCACTATGCTCCACGGGCAAAAACCGCCTCGGGAGTCTGGCCCCGGTCTGGACGCACGGTTGCCGTTGACCCGGACATCATCCCGTTCGGCACCAGGATTTATATCGAAGGTGTCGGAGAACGGATCGCTGAAGACAGCGGCACCCACGTCAAGGGCAGGCAACTTGACCTCTTCTTCCCTAGCGTTTCCCACTGTGTCCGCTTTGGTGTGCAAAAACGGGACGTACAGCTCGTCCTCGACTAG
- the pbpC gene encoding penicillin-binding protein 1C — translation MKGWRWLLFGGGGMLSFLLLLLLCIPLEPVSTFQQMRAAYRPSDIPLVDRHGVLLHEVRVDMNVRRFSWTSLDAISPALLNAVVRAEDRRFFSHSGIDWRALGAVLVRGLTGARLRGASTISMQVASLLERNVEGKRYVRRRSAASVFGKLREKWRQMRCAWALERQWSKEHILEAYLNLAPFRGELEGVTAASYVLFDKAPHGLTEVESVALVALLPAPNAPLETLQRRARIVGKTMSGTLVPAETDHVVAQIAQRPVASGLRTMLAPHAARRLFGEVRGSSPVPSSLDARLQRLVLDSLHRHLLGLRDQRVEDGAVLVVDNATGEVLAYVGGSGDLSSAAYVDGVMARRQAGSTLKPFLYGLAFEQRLLTPASLIEDTPFALTVSGGVYRPQNYDEQFKGLVSARTALAASLNIPAVRVLALVGAEPFVQRLRALGLRGLSESGDFYGPALALGSAEVSLWELTNAYRTLANGGTWGSLRMKTSGKEPATSDSQRVYTEGSSFLVSHILSDRESRSATFGWENALATRFWSAVKTGTSKDMRDNWCVGYSQRYTVGVWVGNFSGAPMQNVSGVSGAAPIWAEVMAWLHQGNRSAVIEPPQDVVSLQVSFPDASELQREEWFLRGTEPATVGERLVCERTRILAPQDGMIVALDPDIPPSRQQVALEAQGIPAGTYWELDGRDIGSAASLRFWRPTPGKHLLRLMEPPRQVLNVVQFAVRGGAAHRR, via the coding sequence ATGAAAGGCTGGCGGTGGCTGCTGTTTGGCGGAGGAGGCATGCTGAGCTTTCTACTGCTCCTCCTTCTTTGTATTCCCTTGGAGCCGGTGTCGACATTTCAACAGATGCGTGCCGCCTATCGGCCTTCGGATATTCCGCTGGTGGATCGCCACGGCGTGCTCTTGCATGAAGTGCGCGTAGATATGAACGTGCGGCGCTTTTCATGGACATCTTTGGACGCAATATCTCCAGCACTGCTGAACGCAGTGGTTCGGGCTGAGGATCGGCGTTTCTTTTCTCATTCTGGAATCGATTGGCGAGCATTGGGTGCAGTGCTGGTGCGCGGCCTGACCGGCGCTCGACTGCGCGGTGCGAGCACGATCTCTATGCAGGTCGCGAGCCTTCTTGAACGGAATGTTGAAGGCAAAAGATACGTGCGGCGTCGATCGGCGGCTTCAGTCTTTGGGAAGCTGCGGGAAAAGTGGCGGCAGATGCGCTGTGCGTGGGCGCTGGAACGCCAGTGGTCGAAAGAGCACATTCTCGAAGCGTACTTAAACCTTGCGCCGTTCCGAGGGGAACTCGAAGGCGTGACTGCCGCCTCATACGTGCTGTTCGATAAAGCACCGCATGGATTGACCGAGGTGGAATCCGTGGCGCTCGTGGCTCTTTTGCCGGCTCCGAATGCACCGCTAGAGACGCTACAGCGACGTGCGCGGATTGTGGGGAAAACGATGTCGGGCACCCTCGTTCCGGCAGAGACTGACCATGTAGTTGCGCAAATAGCCCAAAGGCCGGTTGCTTCCGGCTTGCGCACGATGCTAGCGCCGCATGCCGCGCGCCGTCTCTTCGGAGAAGTGCGTGGCTCGTCCCCCGTGCCTTCGTCGCTCGATGCGCGCTTGCAGCGCTTGGTGTTGGATTCTTTACATCGTCATCTGCTGGGGCTACGTGACCAGCGGGTTGAAGATGGTGCCGTGTTGGTGGTGGACAATGCCACCGGCGAAGTGCTGGCCTATGTGGGCGGCAGCGGCGACTTGTCGAGCGCGGCGTATGTTGACGGCGTGATGGCGCGGCGGCAAGCTGGATCAACGTTGAAGCCTTTCTTGTACGGTTTGGCGTTCGAGCAGCGGCTGTTGACCCCGGCCTCGTTAATCGAAGATACTCCCTTCGCGCTGACGGTTTCCGGCGGTGTATATCGCCCGCAGAATTATGACGAACAATTCAAAGGTTTAGTGTCTGCACGGACGGCGCTGGCCGCGTCGCTCAACATCCCTGCGGTGCGGGTGCTGGCGCTCGTCGGAGCAGAGCCGTTTGTGCAGCGGCTACGCGCCCTGGGGTTGCGAGGGTTGTCGGAGTCAGGAGACTTTTATGGACCTGCGTTGGCGCTCGGTTCCGCTGAGGTGAGTCTCTGGGAATTGACGAACGCCTATCGAACTTTGGCCAATGGGGGAACCTGGGGGTCGTTACGGATGAAGACTAGTGGCAAAGAGCCGGCCACATCCGACAGTCAACGTGTCTATACCGAAGGAAGCAGTTTTCTCGTCTCGCACATTCTCTCCGATCGTGAAAGCCGGAGTGCGACGTTCGGGTGGGAGAATGCCTTGGCGACCCGGTTTTGGAGCGCGGTGAAAACCGGGACTAGCAAGGACATGCGCGACAATTGGTGTGTCGGCTACTCGCAGCGGTACACAGTCGGTGTGTGGGTCGGCAACTTTTCCGGCGCGCCGATGCAGAATGTCAGCGGCGTCTCTGGAGCCGCACCGATATGGGCCGAAGTCATGGCATGGCTCCACCAAGGAAATCGTAGCGCGGTCATCGAACCGCCTCAGGACGTGGTCTCTCTCCAAGTGAGCTTTCCCGATGCCTCCGAGCTGCAACGCGAAGAGTGGTTCTTGCGGGGGACCGAACCTGCCACTGTCGGCGAGCGACTTGTGTGCGAACGAACCCGCATCCTTGCGCCTCAGGATGGCATGATCGTCGCACTCGATCCGGACATTCCTCCATCACGCCAACAGGTAGCGCTTGAAGCGCAAGGCATTCCTGCTGGAACGTACTGGGAGTTAGACGGGCGCGATATCGGGAGCGCTGCTTCTTTGAGATTCTGGCGTCCGACGCCGGGGAAGCATCTGCTGCGGCTTATGGAGCCGCCACGCCAGGTGCTTAACGTTGTCCAATTCGCAGTTCGGGGAGGCGCAGCTCACAGACGATGA